The following DNA comes from Candidatus Zixiibacteriota bacterium.
CCCGACTGCCACAAAGCTGTTACCGGCAGCGGTGACACCAAGAAAGGTGTTGATTGTAGGCTGACTGGCAGTCCAGCTCTGACCGCCGTCCGTACTGCTCAGGACGGCACCCTGGTCGCCTACGGCTACGATTTTATCCGTGCCGAGATGAGCAATATCGTAAAGAGTGTATTCGAGGCCGCTGAAAGCAAGCCGCCAGTTCAGACCGCCGTAGGACGCCAGAATCGTGCCGTGTGAGCCGGCCGCCAGGCAAAGAGTGTCATCGTTCGGAAGATAGGTGACACCGTAAAGATCAATATCGAGACCGTCGAATTGTGTGGTCCAGGTAATACCGTCGGATGATGTCCGCACTCCCTGGCCGAGGCCAACAGCCACGAACAATTGATCGGAGCTAGACCAGACGACGCCCCGCAGATGCTGAGTGTAATCGGAACCGCGCAGAGTCCAGGTAATGCCGTCTTCAGACGACAGAACCAGACCGTTAAGACCGACTGCCACTATGCGGGTGTCGGAACAGGCGACATCGAATAAGTAAGCCCCAAGTCGTGACTCACGCAAGGTCCATATTTTGCCATCGGGAGAAGTGATAATATGGCCGTCCTGACCTACCGCAACGAACAGTCCAAAATCAGGCGACCAGGTAACATCGTATAACCAGGCATCGAGACTGGATGCCGCCAATGTCCAGACGCGGCCGTCCGCCGAAGTGATGATGGTTCCGCTGCCGCCAACAGCGACGAACAGTTCCTCTTCTTCGGACCAGGTTACGGCGTGCAGATTAGCTGAAGTAGCCAGTTCATCGACCGTACTGTCAGGCAGGAACCAGTTCTGACCTTGGTCGGTAGAGTGAAGAATCAGCCCTGATTCGCCGACCGCCAGCATAATCTCAGAATTGCCTCCGATCCCGTACATCCAGTCTTCGTCTTCCTCGATAGAATCGGGTACGGTCCAGGTGGTGCCGTCGGTCGAAATCCAAATGCGGCTGGAGTCGCCCACGGCTACGAAACGGTCTTCGATCCATTCAACGCCGTACATGTAGGTGGATGTTATGGAATCGGGCTGCTCCCAGAGAACTCCGTTGGTCGATGTCATGAATGTGCCGTCTTGTCCGACCGCTGCGAAGTGATCTCCCGAACAAGCAACGTCCATAAGATAGTTCGAGGTGCCGGTGGCACGAATAACCCAGCTTTCGCCGGGGATAGTGGACGTGCTGTCGGTACTGTCGTCATCACCACAGGACACCTGAAGCAGCATTATTACGAGACTAAAAAAGAAAACCATCCACGTATGTCTGCGCGTCATTCAACACTCCTTTGTCGTTTTAGCTTATACCGTCTCGGCTTAAAATCGTGCCTTTTGAAATTGAAGCCCGACACAGTACAACGGTCGATAATATTGACAAAAACAGTGTCCCGGGCAAGGAATTTAACTGTATCAGATGATATCAAACAAAGCTGCTTGACTTTGTTGTCGGACAGCGCTAGTAATGCAGCGACAATCAACATACTCAGCCTTGGAGACCAATGGGCAACAGACCGAGATCGCAATCCGGACGTCGACATGAACATACCGATTTTTCGGGTGAAGTTCGCTATGTCGGAGAAGAGGACCTTTATATGCTCGTGGAAGAGTCCTCGACGCCGCCGCTGGTGTTGATCCTCGACGGCATCCAGGATCCCCACAATCTTGGCGCCTGTCTCCGAACAGCTGACGCTGCCGGAGTGACGGGAGTGATCATCCCGCGGGATCGAACTGTGGCCGTAACCAATGTGGCCAGAACAGTTGCCTGCGGAGCGGCAGAAAAAATCCCGATTGCCCGAGTTACGAATCTGGCTCGTTGCCTCAAGCAGTTAAAAGATCTGGGTCTGTGGATTATCGGGACCGGCGATGAAGAAGCCCGGTCTCTGTATGAGGCTGATATGTCCGGACCGCTCGGGATCGTCATTGGAGCTGAGGGAAAAGGTGTCCGAAGGCTGACCCGGGAGTTGTGCGATTATCTGGTCAGTATCCCGATGCAGGGCTCCGTGAGTTGTCTCAATCTCTCTGTTGCGGCAGGAGTGACTCTGTTTGAGGCGGTCAGGCAGCGTCAAGCAAAACTGTAGATAACGGGGCTAAGCTAATAGGGCATAGGGGAGTACGTTGGTAGCTAAGGGTGGCAGTAACTTGTCGGAACAATCAAGTCTCTTTTAGTGTTGTTTTGGCGTGAGTTAAACGACAGCATAATCACAGGAGAGACTTCCGTGAAAACTAGTAAAATTGCTATTACTTTATTGAGTCTGATACTTGTCATTGGACTGACAACCAGGGCGGAAACATGGGATGTCGACAAAGCGCATTCTTCGGTTGGATTCAAAGTCTCACACATGGTTATATCCAGAGTGAATGGTAAATTCGACGATTTTAGCGCCACGATTGTCTTTGACGGCAGGGATCTGAAAAATGCCTCAGTTGAAGCCTCGATACAAATGGCTTCTATTGACACTGATAATGAAAAACGGGATGAGCATCTTCGTAGTGGTGATTTCTTCGATGTCAGCGTATACCCGACAATGGCTTTCAAATCGACAAAGATTGATCCGGGAAACGGCAATACCTTTAAGATGACAGGTGATCTGACGATGCGCGGGGTGACCAAACAGATTACTTTCGATGCCGAGTTCAACGGTATCCAGCAGGATCCCTGGGGTAACACCCGAGCCGGTTTTTCGGCAACAACCGTCATTGATCGTCAGGATTTCGGTGTCTCTTATAACTCAATGCTTGATAATGGCGGGCTGATGGTGGGCAACGATGTGACTATCATTATCGAGGTTGAAGCCGTTATGAATAAATAACGTAGATGTTCTACCAATAAACGGCAGAGCCCGTCGACTCGAAAGTCGGCGGGCTTTTCTCATGGAGGAGAATAACGGAAAGAGTTTTTTACGGTCGTGCTTGTTTACCGAGCCATTTTACGCATCAATCCCACAACAATGCCTGCTATATGGAATTCGCCTGAACTACGGTCTACGATGATTGGCTCGTAAGCGTCGTTTTCCGGTTGTAATCGAATCTGGTTTCCTTCGGGG
Coding sequences within:
- a CDS encoding YceI family protein, which gives rise to MKTSKIAITLLSLILVIGLTTRAETWDVDKAHSSVGFKVSHMVISRVNGKFDDFSATIVFDGRDLKNASVEASIQMASIDTDNEKRDEHLRSGDFFDVSVYPTMAFKSTKIDPGNGNTFKMTGDLTMRGVTKQITFDAEFNGIQQDPWGNTRAGFSATTVIDRQDFGVSYNSMLDNGGLMVGNDVTIIIEVEAVMNK
- the rlmB gene encoding 23S rRNA (guanosine(2251)-2'-O)-methyltransferase RlmB, translated to MGNRPRSQSGRRHEHTDFSGEVRYVGEEDLYMLVEESSTPPLVLILDGIQDPHNLGACLRTADAAGVTGVIIPRDRTVAVTNVARTVACGAAEKIPIARVTNLARCLKQLKDLGLWIIGTGDEEARSLYEADMSGPLGIVIGAEGKGVRRLTRELCDYLVSIPMQGSVSCLNLSVAAGVTLFEAVRQRQAKL